Below is a window of Methanocaldococcus jannaschii DSM 2661 DNA.
TTTGATTGGGTAATTTTTAATTTTTCTCTAAAAGCCTGGATATATTGAGGATTTAATAGTATTGCCCTTTCAATAATCTCTAATTTTTTATACATGTTCTCACGAAATTGATATTTGATATCTACCAAATAAATTAGGAAAACATATTCCGCCATTTTTCATAATCAATCATTATATTATCGCCATGGAATAACATTATCCTCTGGGAAATATATAAAAGTTACCCACAAAAAATAAGACGAAAAGTTTATATATTAGATTGATTAAAAGTTCCCATAGGTGATAAAATGGAAAATGTGCAAAGGTTAGACTGTCCAGTATGTGGAGGTAAAGGCACTTTTGTAATAACCTCTCACCAAATAGATATCCCATACTTCGGCCCTGTGTTAGAAACAACGATGATTTGTGAAAAATGCAACTTTAGAAGAAGTGACGTGTTTCCATTAGAAGTAAGGGAGCCGAAGAAATATATATTAAAAATTGAAAGTGAGAGGGATTTAAATAAAAGAGTTGTTAGAAGTTCTTCAGCATATATACAAATTCCAGAACTTGGAGTTGAAATTAAGCCTGGTCCATTAGCTGAAGGGTTTGTTAGCAATGTTGAGGGGGTTTTAAACAGAGTTGATAACATTTTACAGACTTTAATTAGATGGGCTGAGACAGAGGAACAGAAAAAGAAAGCTGAAGAGCTTAGAGAAAGAATAAAGAAATTAAAAGAGGGTAAAGAAGAAGCAACTTTAATACTGATAGACCCATTAGGACATAGTGCCATTATTGGAGAAGGTGTTGAAGAAGAGATATTAAGTGAGGAAGAAGTTGAAAAACTAAAAGAAGGCATTGTAATTATGGACTTAGATAAAGATAAAGAGAAAGAAAAAGAATAAAAAATAATGGCTCAGTTCGGGTAAGTATCATCACAGTTCAGCTAACCCTCTTTTCATCATTGCCATATTTATATATATTTTCAAAATTAATGATTTTTATTAGGAGTTAATAGGGTTTATATGTGTATTATCATGTTGATAATCACTAATGAAAAAGGTTTTTATTTTATTGGCACTTAAATATTATATACTAAATTCAATAATAAGAAATGGTGAAAACTTGTATAAAAAAATAGTCATCCCAACTGATGGTTCAGATGTTTCACTTGAAGCTGCAAAGCATGCAATCAATATAGCTAAGGAGTTTGATGCAGAAGTTTATGCAATATATGTTGTCGATGTCTCTCCATTTGTTGGACTTCCTGCAGAGGGAAGTTGGGAACTGATAAGTGAGCTTTTAAAAGAGGAGGGGCAGGAAGCATTAAAAAAAGTTAAAAAAATGG
It encodes the following:
- a CDS encoding universal stress protein; this encodes MYKKIVIPTDGSDVSLEAAKHAINIAKEFDAEVYAIYVVDVSPFVGLPAEGSWELISELLKEEGQEALKKVKKMAEEWGVKIHTEMLEGVPANEIVEFAEKKKADLIVMGTTGKTGLERILLGSVAERVIKNAHCPVLVVKKPKKE
- a CDS encoding ZPR1 zinc finger domain-containing protein; translation: MENVQRLDCPVCGGKGTFVITSHQIDIPYFGPVLETTMICEKCNFRRSDVFPLEVREPKKYILKIESERDLNKRVVRSSSAYIQIPELGVEIKPGPLAEGFVSNVEGVLNRVDNILQTLIRWAETEEQKKKAEELRERIKKLKEGKEEATLILIDPLGHSAIIGEGVEEEILSEEEVEKLKEGIVIMDLDKDKEKEKE